One Thalassotalea hakodatensis DNA segment encodes these proteins:
- a CDS encoding M2 family metallopeptidase: MKKQLKKSFIALCIAATIVGCNTTPATTTSLTQQDAEQFLNNVEQELIALNLAGARAAWINANFITHDTNALAANADQKSTEAGVRFAMEAAKFDNVDVTEDQRRKLNILKQSLVMPAPQNAEKSARLATLGSQLNSMYGRGSYTTNSGETLSLGDMTSTMATSRDYDELLEMWQGWREVSPEMKPLFTEQSALANEGAKGLGYRDLGTMWRSNYDMPADEFAKELDRLWLQVKPLYEDLHCYVKDKLAEQYGEDKVPSDQPIPAHLLGNMWAQTWGNIYDVVAPENADPGYDVTKQLAAHQYDEIKMVKGAEHFFTSLGFEPLPETFWERSLFTKPKDRDVVCHASAWNLDAKDDIRIKMCIQKTGEEFNVIHHELGHNFYQRAYKNQPTLYQGSANDGFHEAIGDTIALSVTPKYLKEIGLIDSIPDESKDIGLLMKMALDKVAFIPFGLLVDQWRWKVYSGEITPENYNTAWWELREKYQGIAAPVARPDNAFDPGAKYHVPGGVPYSRYFLAHIQQFEFHKALCEIAGNTDPIHRCSIYNNKEAGKALNEVLEMGQSKPWQQAYKVLTGSEQMDATAILDYFAPLHKWLKKKNQGKSCGI, encoded by the coding sequence ATGAAAAAACAATTAAAAAAATCTTTCATAGCCCTATGTATCGCAGCAACCATTGTTGGCTGTAACACGACACCCGCAACAACAACTTCGCTTACTCAACAAGATGCAGAGCAATTCCTCAATAATGTAGAACAAGAGTTGATAGCATTGAATTTAGCCGGCGCTCGAGCGGCATGGATAAATGCTAATTTTATTACTCACGATACAAATGCACTTGCAGCAAATGCAGATCAGAAATCAACAGAAGCCGGTGTACGTTTTGCTATGGAAGCGGCAAAATTTGATAATGTTGATGTAACAGAAGATCAACGTAGAAAGCTGAATATTCTAAAACAAAGCTTAGTCATGCCTGCACCGCAAAATGCTGAAAAATCAGCTAGACTCGCGACGCTAGGTTCACAACTTAATAGCATGTATGGACGAGGTAGCTATACTACCAACTCTGGTGAAACGCTAAGTCTAGGTGACATGACATCGACAATGGCAACCTCAAGAGACTATGACGAACTATTAGAAATGTGGCAAGGTTGGCGAGAAGTCAGCCCAGAAATGAAGCCCTTATTTACCGAACAATCAGCACTAGCTAATGAAGGTGCTAAAGGTTTAGGTTACCGCGATTTAGGTACAATGTGGCGATCAAATTATGATATGCCAGCCGATGAATTCGCCAAAGAGCTAGATCGTTTATGGTTACAGGTGAAGCCATTATATGAAGACTTACACTGCTACGTTAAAGATAAGCTAGCTGAGCAATACGGTGAAGATAAGGTACCAAGCGACCAGCCGATACCGGCACATTTGCTTGGCAATATGTGGGCGCAAACCTGGGGCAATATTTATGATGTAGTCGCACCTGAAAATGCCGACCCTGGTTATGATGTTACTAAACAGCTTGCCGCGCACCAATACGATGAAATTAAAATGGTAAAAGGCGCCGAGCATTTTTTTACCTCTCTAGGCTTTGAACCACTACCCGAAACATTTTGGGAGCGTTCTTTATTTACTAAACCAAAAGATCGTGACGTAGTATGTCATGCATCAGCATGGAATTTAGATGCTAAAGATGATATTCGTATTAAAATGTGTATTCAAAAAACCGGGGAAGAATTTAACGTAATTCATCATGAATTAGGACATAACTTTTATCAACGCGCCTACAAAAACCAACCTACGCTATATCAAGGAAGTGCGAATGATGGCTTTCATGAAGCAATTGGCGATACTATCGCACTCTCTGTTACGCCTAAATACCTTAAAGAAATTGGCCTAATTGATTCAATTCCAGATGAATCAAAAGACATTGGATTATTAATGAAAATGGCACTTGATAAAGTGGCGTTTATTCCTTTTGGCTTATTAGTTGATCAATGGCGTTGGAAAGTATACTCGGGTGAAATTACGCCTGAAAATTACAATACGGCATGGTGGGAACTTCGTGAAAAATATCAAGGTATTGCGGCTCCTGTAGCCCGTCCAGATAACGCGTTTGATCCAGGTGCAAAATATCATGTGCCAGGTGGTGTGCCATATTCTCGCTATTTCTTAGCACATATCCAGCAATTTGAATTTCATAAAGCGTTATGTGAAATTGCGGGTAACACAGATCCCATTCATCGATGCTCTATTTATAATAATAAAGAGGCTGGAAAGGCACTGAATGAAGTGTTAGAAATGGGACAAAGTAAACCATGGCAGCAAGCTTATAAGGTGCTAACCGGTAGCGAACAAATGGATGCTACAGCAATCTTAGATTACTTTGCGCCATTACATAAATGGTTGAAGAAGAAAAACCAAGGTAAAAGCTGCGGTATATAA
- a CDS encoding TetR/AcrR family transcriptional regulator encodes MDTKNKILDAAETLFADKGFNGTSLREITSLADVNLAAVNYHFGSKKELIKAVMSRYMNELAPRLEDSLVLVCQQEQQPSLLEVFSAFIEPLLSLNVFRDNGTSNFLQLLGRGYTDSQGFLRWFLTTQYPGVITNFVEAVQRAFPELTAEDIFWRLHFTMGTVVFTMSSSDALIDIAENDFDQSLDIGDVIRKVIPFVSAGVGAPLQAS; translated from the coding sequence ATGGATACTAAAAATAAAATACTTGATGCCGCTGAAACATTATTTGCTGATAAGGGCTTTAATGGCACTTCGTTACGCGAGATCACAAGTTTAGCTGATGTAAATCTAGCTGCGGTTAACTATCACTTTGGGTCAAAAAAAGAATTAATTAAAGCAGTTATGTCTCGTTACATGAATGAATTAGCGCCGCGTTTAGAAGACTCCTTAGTCTTGGTTTGTCAACAAGAGCAGCAGCCTTCGTTACTTGAAGTATTCTCTGCGTTTATCGAGCCATTATTATCGTTAAATGTTTTTCGTGACAATGGCACAAGCAATTTCTTACAGCTTTTAGGGCGAGGTTATACTGATAGCCAAGGTTTTTTACGTTGGTTTTTAACCACTCAATACCCAGGTGTGATCACAAATTTTGTTGAAGCAGTTCAGCGAGCCTTTCCAGAATTAACCGCAGAAGATATTTTTTGGCGATTACATTTTACCATGGGGACTGTTGTATTCACCATGTCCTCAAGTGATGCATTAATTGATATCGCTGAAAATGATTTTGATCAGTCATTAGATATTGGTGATGTTATACGTAAAGTTATTCCGTTTGTGTCTGCCGGTGTTGGCGCACCACTACAAGCCAGCTAG
- a CDS encoding IS4 family transposase: MPESLLCHNFFDKSLSNFNQARMKTLKACSEALIASDRLTLTSLGRYLAGRANIKHKIKRVARFLNNEHLFNQQVEIYASLAKPIISNLPYLAIAVDWSGCCRSDYHLLRASLLVDGRSLVLYNMVVELKDFDTPETNARFLDNLLQVIGEHRSVYILSDGGFLTPWYTKVRSLGWHFIGRLRGTMTCKLEGKNTWEKLPAFHQGASCQPTRLGKARVTQHSPTACDAFLHLYKGKYKGRKGNSRFTKDTRMYRRHAHEPWLLATSDNTLTSDQVIKLYSKRMQIEQNFRDDKSQQYGFSWRFSKTQGVRRMSALCLIACLASLLLWFVGFEAEQRNWQIMFQANTIKHRRVLSFLTLAKQVIRHRLHKIKNHYLQKSRENFLAYYQICSVI, from the coding sequence ATGCCTGAATCCTTACTTTGCCATAACTTCTTTGATAAGTCCTTATCGAATTTCAATCAAGCGAGAATGAAGACACTTAAAGCATGCTCTGAAGCACTTATAGCGTCTGATAGATTAACCTTAACAAGTTTGGGGCGTTACTTAGCTGGGCGTGCGAACATTAAGCATAAAATAAAAAGGGTTGCTCGTTTTCTTAATAACGAGCATTTGTTTAACCAACAAGTTGAAATATACGCTTCGTTGGCCAAACCAATCATTAGCAACTTGCCTTATTTAGCCATTGCAGTGGACTGGAGTGGTTGTTGTCGTTCAGATTACCACCTGCTTAGAGCGAGTTTACTCGTTGACGGCCGTTCTTTAGTGCTTTACAACATGGTTGTTGAATTAAAAGATTTTGATACGCCAGAAACCAATGCCAGATTTTTAGACAACCTCCTTCAAGTTATTGGTGAACACCGGTCCGTTTATATTTTGTCAGATGGTGGTTTTCTTACTCCTTGGTATACTAAAGTCCGTTCATTAGGATGGCACTTTATTGGCCGTCTCAGAGGCACGATGACATGTAAGTTAGAAGGTAAAAATACTTGGGAAAAACTCCCTGCCTTTCATCAGGGAGCGAGCTGTCAACCAACTCGACTTGGCAAAGCGAGGGTTACTCAACACAGTCCAACAGCATGTGATGCATTTCTCCATTTGTACAAAGGAAAATACAAAGGACGAAAAGGGAATAGCCGTTTTACTAAAGATACTCGCATGTATCGACGGCATGCTCATGAGCCATGGTTACTCGCAACATCAGATAATACACTCACTAGTGATCAAGTAATTAAGTTGTACAGTAAAAGGATGCAAATTGAGCAAAACTTTCGCGATGACAAAAGCCAACAATATGGCTTTTCGTGGCGGTTTAGTAAAACACAAGGCGTAAGGCGAATGAGTGCCTTGTGCTTAATTGCATGTTTAGCTAGTCTATTACTTTGGTTTGTTGGCTTTGAAGCGGAGCAGCGCAATTGGCAAATAATGTTTCAGGCTAATACGATAAAACACCGCAGAGTTCTATCGTTTCTTACATTGGCGAAGCAAGT
- a CDS encoding VOC family protein, which produces MKEAIGEMAWLDLSVQNATEVKDFYQNVIGWQTSEVSMGDYQDYAMLTPGSGDAVAGICHAKGCNIDLPAAWLPYFLVEDIEQAVTATKEKGGELITDIKSMGQDKYAVIKDPAGAVCAIYQKATS; this is translated from the coding sequence ATGAAAGAAGCAATTGGTGAAATGGCATGGCTAGATTTATCGGTGCAAAACGCTACTGAGGTGAAAGATTTTTATCAGAACGTGATTGGTTGGCAAACCAGCGAGGTGTCAATGGGCGACTATCAAGATTATGCCATGCTTACACCTGGCAGTGGTGATGCTGTCGCAGGTATTTGTCATGCTAAAGGTTGTAATATTGATTTACCAGCTGCTTGGTTACCTTATTTTTTAGTGGAGGATATCGAGCAAGCTGTTACTGCTACGAAAGAAAAAGGCGGAGAGTTGATCACTGACATTAAATCGATGGGACAAGATAAATACGCCGTGATAAAAGATCCTGCTGGCGCAGTTTGTGCGATTTACCAAAAAGCGACATCGTGA
- a CDS encoding protein kinase domain-containing protein, translating to MAEKKLQHFYIAEEQSIYLLSHKDATKLKQWVELCERQLLLLGYEDIELIGKGAYGFVFGGRNEAGVEQVFKFSRINLSQHVQDRLAEEAEIQRELTHERIPQIIEYYKIKRQSIVHMERAPGIDLERFSHQVGPLAPELIVNIALQLADILLYLRTVKYHSKGKPYVHGDIKPSNLVYHQEKNKLYLVDWGSAVSAQLDINGQTTANNIMDLMSSDLQNSNARLGDVYFIGPEQINGEMSSPRFDEQGMAATLYALASGQSCRYGHEVIKPTSLGLPKMLANVIEAMLSDDRKTREQAGDYFFKHLSLLRNTVLAETPTWPEIKPLIPVWCKPRTREIDTVVYGSRKSFLREESDEASLANINDAQLEKYYKNYLMGMGDTEKAFIAAVSRLGNFPVVGGLAIRWEKEGVYIDSNLTLFDQALKTSFQSAVNNMIYLAQGIFRTGVFKSCLFNARNTLHVERDTVEQPFIAQLEQVIPFDISDVPDQDDESKLHSYFEDGKDPDEYLYLPDEMMEVLSRLNLIHHTGCIIFEVLETHLKIHSYLMLLNHEQEAEFSSLLAKLLVLLPTITGLGISGFMKLPYKDTRFFEHINRLPEKYYPINPKSREQQITEGK from the coding sequence GTGGCTGAGAAGAAATTACAACATTTTTATATTGCTGAAGAACAGTCAATCTACTTACTTAGCCATAAAGACGCGACCAAGCTAAAACAGTGGGTCGAACTTTGTGAGCGGCAACTTTTATTGTTGGGCTATGAAGATATTGAGTTAATTGGTAAAGGCGCTTATGGCTTTGTATTTGGTGGTAGAAATGAAGCAGGCGTTGAACAAGTTTTTAAATTTTCTCGGATTAATCTTTCGCAACATGTACAAGACAGGCTAGCCGAGGAAGCTGAAATACAGCGTGAATTGACACACGAGCGTATTCCTCAAATAATTGAGTATTATAAAATTAAGCGGCAATCTATTGTGCATATGGAACGGGCTCCAGGCATTGATTTAGAACGTTTTTCGCATCAAGTTGGGCCGTTAGCGCCTGAATTAATTGTTAATATCGCATTGCAATTGGCAGATATTTTATTGTATTTACGAACCGTAAAATACCATAGTAAGGGGAAGCCGTACGTTCATGGGGATATTAAACCGTCTAACCTTGTGTACCATCAAGAAAAGAACAAATTATACTTGGTAGACTGGGGTTCTGCAGTCTCTGCTCAACTTGATATTAACGGCCAAACCACCGCAAATAATATCATGGATCTAATGAGTAGTGATTTGCAAAATTCTAATGCTCGGCTTGGTGATGTCTATTTTATCGGTCCGGAGCAAATTAATGGTGAAATGTCTTCTCCACGCTTTGATGAACAGGGCATGGCAGCAACATTATACGCGCTAGCATCTGGTCAATCATGTCGTTATGGGCATGAAGTGATAAAGCCAACTTCTCTTGGTTTACCAAAAATGTTGGCGAACGTGATTGAAGCGATGTTAAGCGATGATAGAAAAACACGTGAGCAAGCCGGAGATTACTTTTTTAAACATCTGTCATTATTACGCAATACTGTGTTGGCCGAAACCCCAACTTGGCCAGAGATAAAGCCACTTATTCCGGTGTGGTGCAAACCCCGCACACGAGAAATTGATACCGTAGTTTATGGATCTCGTAAATCATTTTTACGTGAAGAAAGCGATGAAGCATCTTTAGCAAATATCAATGATGCGCAGTTAGAAAAATATTATAAAAATTATTTAATGGGCATGGGCGATACCGAAAAAGCGTTTATTGCTGCGGTGAGCCGCTTAGGTAACTTTCCTGTGGTGGGCGGATTGGCGATCCGCTGGGAAAAAGAAGGGGTTTATATTGATTCAAATTTAACGTTGTTTGATCAAGCGTTAAAAACATCGTTCCAAAGTGCAGTAAATAATATGATTTATTTAGCGCAAGGCATCTTTCGAACAGGTGTATTTAAAAGTTGTTTGTTCAATGCACGTAATACGTTACATGTTGAACGGGATACTGTTGAACAGCCTTTTATTGCACAACTAGAGCAAGTGATACCGTTTGATATTAGTGATGTTCCTGATCAAGATGATGAATCAAAACTGCATTCGTATTTTGAAGACGGTAAAGATCCAGATGAATATCTTTATTTGCCCGACGAAATGATGGAAGTCTTGTCGCGATTGAACTTAATTCACCATACGGGGTGTATTATTTTTGAAGTACTTGAAACACATTTAAAAATTCATAGCTATTTAATGTTATTAAATCATGAGCAAGAAGCAGAATTTTCAAGTTTATTAGCTAAACTTTTGGTATTACTTCCTACAATAACGGGACTGGGAATTTCTGGTTTTATGAAACTTCCTTATAAAGACACACGGTTTTTTGAGCATATTAATCGGTTGCCGGAGAAATATTATCCGATAAACCCTAAATCACGTGAACAGCAAATAACAGAAGGTAAATAA
- the nagZ gene encoding beta-N-acetylhexosaminidase has product MGPIMMDVHGTSLTEQDKELVQHPLVGGLILFSRNFESVQQIRELISHIRHTANKPLLIGVDHEGGRVQRFREGFSQIPAMGRFIEHANNNIAQAQQYAANAGALMAMEVQGVGIDISFSPVLDINGVSDVIGQRAFSQNIEQIAPLAKAFIQGMKSAGMKCTAKHFPGHGSVKADSHIAMPIDTRSFADISHHDLQPFRQLINENMIDAVMPAHVIFPDVDDKSVGFSTKWLKQVLRKSLGFSGAIFSDDLSMHGASSIGGYIERAEAAQEAGCDMLLLCNNREACIDVIDNANISIHQESKLRLSAMLATKPMNWQQMQASQVWQQLTQLNNLFLENT; this is encoded by the coding sequence ATGGGTCCAATCATGATGGACGTGCATGGCACGTCGTTAACAGAGCAAGACAAAGAGCTTGTTCAACACCCGCTTGTTGGTGGATTAATTCTCTTTTCTCGAAATTTTGAGTCTGTTCAACAAATACGTGAATTAATTTCTCACATCAGACATACAGCCAATAAACCTTTATTGATCGGTGTAGATCATGAAGGAGGGCGTGTGCAACGATTTAGAGAGGGGTTTTCACAAATTCCTGCCATGGGGCGCTTTATTGAACACGCGAATAATAATATAGCACAAGCCCAGCAATATGCGGCCAACGCAGGTGCTTTAATGGCTATGGAAGTACAAGGTGTTGGTATTGATATCAGTTTTTCGCCTGTCCTAGATATTAACGGGGTGAGTGACGTTATTGGTCAGCGTGCCTTTTCACAAAACATTGAACAAATTGCACCGTTAGCTAAAGCTTTTATTCAGGGGATGAAGTCTGCTGGCATGAAATGTACGGCAAAGCATTTTCCAGGTCATGGAAGTGTAAAAGCAGATTCACATATTGCTATGCCGATTGATACGCGTTCGTTTGCCGATATCTCTCATCATGATTTACAGCCGTTTCGCCAGTTAATTAATGAGAACATGATAGATGCGGTAATGCCTGCACATGTTATTTTTCCAGATGTTGATGATAAATCGGTGGGCTTTTCAACCAAATGGCTTAAGCAAGTATTACGTAAATCGTTAGGTTTTTCTGGGGCCATATTTAGTGATGACCTGTCGATGCATGGTGCGTCTTCCATTGGTGGGTATATAGAACGAGCAGAAGCGGCACAAGAAGCCGGATGCGATATGCTGTTATTATGTAATAATCGAGAAGCATGTATTGATGTGATTGATAATGCAAATATTTCGATTCACCAAGAAAGTAAATTGCGATTAAGTGCAATGCTAGCAACAAAGCCAATGAATTGGCAACAAATGCAAGCAAGCCAAGTGTGGCAACAGTTAACCCAATTGAATAACCTATTTCTAGAAAATACCTAA